The window GGACGGCTCCCATATCAAGGCTCATCAGGACGCTTCCCGGAGTCCCTTAGATTCTGAACAACAAAAACTTGGAAAAACCAAAGGTGGCAGAAATACAAAACTCTCTGCTGTGGTAAATCTTGCCGGAAGAGCCGTTTCCCTTGTCTTGGTTCCCGGCAATGAACACGACAGTGTCAGTGCCATCGAAACCCTTCCCAAGAACTTGAAAGCCAAGTTCGTTCTCGCCGACAAGGCCTATGATGCCAACCGCATCAGAAGTCATATTGAATCGGCGGGAGGGTTCTGCGTCATCCCTCCTAAAGCGAATCGAAAAGAGACGATCTCTTACGACAAGGAAATCGGTAGGCTTCGAAGAATCGTCGAAAACTTCTTCTGCAGAATAAAATCATACAGAAGAGTCGCTACACGATACGAGCAACTCCCCCAAACCTTCCTCGGATTCGTAACTCTCTCTGCAATAGTAGATTGGATTAAATTTGAATTTGTCCACGCGGCCTAGCCCAGTTTCGGGCATGCCTGTCGCACGTAGAATCGCTCATGATGAACCTAGAGACATGGAAACACTTTAGTTCCCGGACGCAAAAACACGAAGCCGCGCAATCAATCAGTGATCGTGAATTCGATTCATTAAATCCTGGAGAGAGGTCGATGGTTGAGATGCTTCGTGAGAATTCCGGGCTCCGCCTAGAGCAGGAGCATATCGATTTTGAATATATAAAGGTAGTATTTCGTTCCTGCTTTAACTTAATTGGTATGACCCAAGGACATCGGTAACACTCTATAGTGGCATTCATGCCATGGAGAGAGACCGAATCGATGACCGAAAAAGAACGTTTTGTAACCCTTGCGGGGACCGGCCGTTTCACGATCACGGATCTGTGTCGTGATTTTGGAATCAGCCGGAAGACCGGGCATAAATACCTGGAACGGCACAGTCGCGAAGGACGGGCCGGGTTGAAGGACAGGAGCCGCTGTCCCGGGAGCAGTCCTTCTGTAACCGAGGAGGAAGTGGAGCGTTTAATTCTTTCTGCGATCCGCTGACGGTGTGCGACCGCTACAGCCGTTATGTGATCGGCTGCAAGTGTCAGCCCAATCAGCAGTTCAAGGGGACTTTGAGAAGCTGCAAAAAGCTGATGCGCTATCACGGGCTGCCGGAGGTCATCCGGGTGGACAACGGTTCTCCGTTTGCTTCCGGGTCTCTGGGCCGACTCTTGCGTCTGAGCGTGTGGTGGATCGAGCAGGGAATCCGTGTCGAGTTCACGACGCCGGGATCGCCGCAGGAGAACGGGTGGCACGAGCGCACTCACCTGGACTTGGAAGCCGAGGCGGTTCGGCCTCCGCCGGCGAACATGAGAGCCCAACAAAAGCGCTTCGACCGCTGGCGTCATGAGTATAATCATGATCGTCCTCACGAGGCTTTGGACATGCTTTTTCCCGGCGAAGTTTACCGCCCCAGTTCCCGGCGTCTCGGCGAAACGGACAAAATACGTTACCCCGAAGACTATACCGTGAGACAAGTCAGTGAGTCGGGACACTTCTTGATCGGGGGGAGGTCAACTTCTGTCTGGGCGAGATCTACTACGGATGCAGGGTAGGGCTACGGGAATGAGCGGTTGTTTTTGTCCAGAATTACGCTGAAAAGCGCAAATACTGGACGAAACTCAAATGAAGTCGAAAAAGGAGAAAGAGCCCATGAACGATTTTGGGGAAGCCCTGCGCCCGACGTTCCCAGCAATCCGGAACCTGTCAACCCGTATCCATCGTTCCCCGATAATCGATTCCTTGTTTAGTCGTCGCCCGCCACGCACCCGAAATGTTCAGTGCATTGAAAAGCTGGGTGAAAGGCGATTTGCTGGATGAATGAATGCGTTCAGTCCTTGTAGAAATTAGAGCGG of the Puniceicoccus vermicola genome contains:
- a CDS encoding IS5 family transposase is translated as KINNLYRTEVGSHRGRPVGNLDATLNGIWWILCTGSIWNQLPERYGKWNSVWRCFRRWCGSGMWGWILQNLTEQHSDYEIALMLDGSHIKAHQDASRSPLDSEQQKLGKTKGGRNTKLSAVVNLAGRAVSLVLVPGNEHDSVSAIETLPKNLKAKFVLADKAYDANRIRSHIESAGGFCVIPPKANRKETISYDKEIGRLRRIVENFFCRIKSYRRVATRYEQLPQTFLGFVTLSAIVDWIKFEFVHAA
- a CDS encoding Wadjet anti-phage system protein JetD domain-containing protein, whose protein sequence is MNLETWKHFSSRTQKHEAAQSISDREFDSLNPGERSMVEMLRENSGLRLEQEHIDFEYIKVVFRSCFNLIGMTQGHR
- a CDS encoding leucine zipper domain-containing protein — translated: MTEKERFVTLAGTGRFTITDLCRDFGISRKTGHKYLERHSREGRAGLKDRSRCPGSSPSVTEEEVERLILSAIR
- a CDS encoding integrase core domain-containing protein yields the protein MCDRYSRYVIGCKCQPNQQFKGTLRSCKKLMRYHGLPEVIRVDNGSPFASGSLGRLLRLSVWWIEQGIRVEFTTPGSPQENGWHERTHLDLEAEAVRPPPANMRAQQKRFDRWRHEYNHDRPHEALDMLFPGEVYRPSSRRLGETDKIRYPEDYTVRQVSESGHFLIGGRSTSVWARSTTDAG